AGGCAAATTTCATGACAGGCAAGTAATTTTGTTgtgattttttgatttgacCCAAACACTCGCCTTCGAAAAAAGCAACTGGGGCCAACTCGCACACACATGCAAGTCGGGTTAAAACgtgcaatttgtatttgttgccCGATGCCCCAGCCCACTCTTCACTCCCGTTCCATCCGTATCTGCCGAACAAAACGGCAATTATGCCGCGTTTCTGCTCCCAAATCGGGGGAAATATATTTGAAGCGCTTAGATTTGGACAGTGGGTGGCTGGAGTTGAGCGGACTGGATTGGgctggattggattggatggGATTGATTGGTGCTGGGGGCGGCGAGGGAGTGGGCGGGGCTCTATATCCGGGTCGGGTCGGATTGGGTCTTTGTCCCGTTGATTTACAGCGCTACACAAAACGATGAATCGATGATTCCAGCATGAGAAATTAGATCTGGTCGCCGGCTAACTCATCATCAGCAGCGTTGGCAACGTTGGCCGGCCCCAAACACACCGCACAGCATtgccaacagcaacaaacaaatcaCTGGCTTGGCGCTGGGAGAAAAGGAAGAATCTTTAGGGATATACGAAGTTCTGACCTAAAGATGCTCTAATTGCTCTAAGGAGAAACgtcttttaaaaatggtttttaggTAAAAAGATGCTATTTCTTTGGATCATTTAATGTTAGCCAAGTATGGCtagtaaaaattataatattgaaacatctctaaaatattatataaattttttttatacagacaaatatatttaactttaacttcaaattgaaaacaaattttttaatattcactATGGGATCAATCACTTTTGGATACTTTTCTAGGGCGATTTTCGgaatacaattttgtatgataaaatataaaatatttatatgtccTTCTTGTAGAACTGATaatttaattccttttttgtcatgaaaaatattcaatttttccctgtcaaaaaataaacacttttatagctcttttacaaaaaacacattttttttctcccatttattttgttgcccAATTTTTTTGCCCAAATTGTGTTAACCCTTACTGAGAGTATAACAAGCTGCATTGGGattgaaattttgaaaattgctgcTGGGATTGCGGGATTGTTGTTTGTGTGCCCTCCCACTTCCCCCGCCACCACTGTATCGGGAGTATAAACTGTAGTAATTTTCTACTTGGCTCTGCGCTTTGCGCTGCGCTGCCGCCTGGCAAAAATTGGTTTGAAAGTTGACTCGCTTTCCAGTGTTTTTCATGTAATCACATGGCCATTTCCCACTCTACCGatccactgccactgccacatGCCACATGCCACCACCCACCGAAGGGGTAAGCAGCCAAGCAGTAAATCGCGCTGACTGCTGCAAATGTCCGGCATCAGCATCCCGCTTAGAATTCCCAAACCGGGCTTTGTCTCTTGCAGAATCTCCATTCAGTTCCGTTCCGTTTTGTTCAGCTCCACGCCCAGGGGGCAGGGCCGATCGGCCCGATTAATGCCTCATCATTTGCAGCGGGAAAGCGGGTAAGCGGGAAAACTGGAAAACGGGAAAAGCGGGAGAGCAACGCAAATTATTCGACTTGGACAGGGCGTGCCAGCCAAGTCAATCGGCTTCGATTGTCTCCGTAGAGTGATGTGGATGttgatgtggatgtggatgtggtggGCGCCCCAGTCCCGAGTCTCATTTGGCCTAATGGCTGCCAGGATGCGTGTCAGAGCAAAGTGGACTCCGCCTCATTCTCCTATTCCCAGGATGGGTCCATTTATCGAAGGCATGTTGATCATATTTTACCAAATACAAAAAGATGCAGTGATTAAGACAGGGTAGCAGAACACATATACTATTTTCGCTAAATTTACCTAAATATTTTACAGGGATCGTTATCATTATaagcaatatatataatttttgttatattttaagttttattagaAACAAGATTATTTTGTGAGCATTATTTCGCTCAAAAATATCGCTTAAATTTCAATTGTAGtcgattttttattgtgttattaaggctttgaaatttatataatattttttattatacaaattttgtagCCAGTTTAATAATTATGTTGAGCTTGCAGTCATTTTTGTATTGTGTTATTTAGgctttgaaatttatataagattctttgttataaaaattttgtagcctgtttaataattaagtttagtttattttacattaaataaaagctaAGACTTCATATTACCTATCAATAATGTTGATagtatttttgataaaatatcaCATAGTTCACTTTAGAGATAGACAATTATACATTTTCTGACAAATCAAATTATCTGCTACCCAGACCAGTAGCTGGTATTTACGTTGCCAGTCCTCTTCTTTTCTTATTATCCTGGCTTACTATCCTGTCTGGCCGAAAAGTGTGCTGGGGCGTTTTCTGAAAGTCTTCAGGCAACCACAaaagtaaatcaaataaaccGCAAAAATATCATACAAATATCAATAGCATAGGCATCGCATCATAAGGCCAATTAATCTGGCAGTGCAATATTATGATGGTGTCGATTACCCAAACAGACAGCCACGAGCCACCGACACGTGACCAGGAATATGGCTTTCTTGAGAGGATGTTGCTCCGACGAAAAGCCGGCTGTCAAGTAATCCCCTGCACACTGCACACTGCATAATATTGCCTAAATGCGAGCGCGTGTCAAACTCAGACTGAGAATCGCTCAGCTCTGTGGATAGATTTAAGTGTATCACagaaaaaaagatatttgCTTAATAGTCTGTCACttaatataaaagttgtaatttagatgataatgtaatattttatatttatatatcgcaaattattttatttatcccAAACCATATACCCATTATCTACATGAGTTGTTAAACAActgttttatgaattttaaaatacttattattgttaataaaCTAATTGTTCAAGGAATAATGTTGCAGTAAAACCcccctttaaaatatataatacacTAATTATGAATAAATGCAAGTAGTTTAAGTAATTAAAGAATACTTCGATTTATTTGAGTGGTGTATGTACACTCACCATTATAATATCGTTGAAGAGAgcataatattatatatgcTAATAGTTTAACAAAGCTTATGATTTTATAACTAAACATATATTACATTATAGAAATTTATTGAAAGCACATACTGACGTTTTCGATATAATTCTGATATATTTAAGGTAAAAACTGGCAAGTCTCCTTGtttttaagtataaatataaatatcacaccacattttccattttgtgCCATTGACCTATAATATCTTAGACAGAATTTTCCGGTTTTTCGCGGTGCAGTCCTCAGTCCTCAGTCTTCAGTCTGGGTTCTCCAGAAGCGTCGGCTTCAAGCTGCCGATCTCTGGCAGACTTCTCTCCAAATCTGCCGACGTCAAAATGCGGGGACCAACTCTTTTTCAGCGGCGACTCAAACGGAGGCCGCCATTGTGTGTCGCGGCCAAATGATGTGCCAAACTGACACTTGCCGATACACAGATACGGCTACTCAAACACCATTAAGGCGGGTGTTGCATCGAGGGAGGGAGGAAGGGGGGTACTTACCATACCATAGAGGGGCGTTGGCATATTCCTGTTGATATTTGCCCAGAATGAttgttagttttattttattttgtgacaatttcagcagcaacggcaggaaataataaaaatgcaaacaaatcgTTAGATTTTCCTATTGAAGTGTTTTCCCCCACCTCCCCCCCACCACAATGTTTGCTTGTGTGAGTGTCCCTGTgctcgttgttgttgtgctATTGCCTTTTGTTGCCTGTGTCGGTGTTGCTGGTGTCGTTGGGCGTGTTGTTTAGATGCACAGTGGGACAATTGGTTGCAGTGAAAAgagtgttttaaaatatatttaggaAAGAAAAGCTGAGATTGTTATTATccttaaaacaatatttataaggGCACAGAAATCATTATAGTCACTTCAAGAATCAGTTTATGTACCGACTTTTATAGCTTGACGATCAGTTTAGCTTAAATATTAAGATAAactatgttttaaatttaattttaattaaagaaaacaaaatgaaatgatataaatcaaatttattttttaggttttttctaattttagaCCTTAGCACCATTTCGATATTTTAACCGTTTGTAATGCATATTGGGATATACAAAAacgttaaatatttataagaaaacaaaaaattgatagaaaaaatattattctgaaataaaaaaacataaatctcttcactttttattcaaaagaGGTTAATtctaaacatatatttttagctCGTTTCTGTTaacttgttattaaaaaataaatattcaggtaaaaaaataaaacaaactaattACTGACGATACAAAAGTCGACATATCTTCAAGTTCAAATCTGCTTTGCGAAAGCCATTTTAACGTAATGTGACGGCAACGAAATGTTACAAAGATGAATGTAATTATTTCTGGAAGTACCTTGAccgctttttaattaataatgaatttcaatacatttttagaCCGATCGATcggcaaaaacaaagtgaACGGAAATTCTCAAATGTAATTCATGTAATCGTTTGTCAAATATTGGCGGTGAAACAAGTCAGGAAGCGTCGATCAATTAGCTCAATGTTCCCCGATATCATTTCAATTGGATTCGATTTATGAGCACCGAAATGCGAGCCCGGCCCACAGTTCcggcgatgatgatgacgtTGGACGTTGGAAGCTACGATACCAGAGGCTGAGACGATGGACCCCAGAGCTGAGAACCGAACTGAAACCCGGCAATTTGTGCAATTTTTCTTGTTTAGATTGTTTTCGGTGTTTGCGTTGTCGCCGGGCTGTGTGTTTAGTTTTATGCCTGCGATAAGCCCGCACACTGCCCATAACCATTCTCATATTATTTGTAAggatttttgcatttattgcCAGCGCTTTCAAGGATTTGCCTCGCACCCAAACAGAGACCCAAACTCAagcccaatcccaatcccaatcccaaaccAAAACCCAATCCCAAACCAAATCCCCATCCCGATCCGAATATGGCTGCAGTAGTTATCTTAATAGTTATCAGGcgattgttattgttgctgcagtTAGTGCGTGGAGCGGCCACTTTATGCGCCAGTTAAATTTGATGCCATTTAACGGGCTGCGGCAATGGAGACGTTTGCCCTCTCGTGCCGTACATCCATTAAATTGCCCcaaattaaactaaactaaaatgcgaaacaggaaaaaaaataaaaaaggagaGAAAACAGTTGTCCGGGATGTGTGACAAAAGCGTTGAAGTCTTGTAAATAAACAGTCGGAATGAGAGCGGCAATTACACGCCCCGAATTAACATCCACACGGAACAATAACTCAACTCGAACTGCAACCCGAGGGTTTTTAAGGGTTGCACCTCGAGGTGCCTTCATAATTATGTATCTTGAAGGTGCCGGAAAATGCCGCTGACAGATACAGGACTACCTACAGCTACAGATCTACAGACGGTATACTATATATCCGCTGACAGAGTGATGGAATGGCCTTTGCCCGATCTGGGGAATAATTCCCCCAGTCCTGCGTTGACAGTTTGTCAGTTGACAATCAGCAAGTTGGCATATTAACCGTGTTAATTACTCACTGACGGCATAACTCTGTCATGTATCCGGCAGATAAGTAGAGCAGATGTTGCAGTTAATATCTGAGTGAAGGAGTCGCCAGTTTACTTTGTTGCAAGCTTGGCTTACTCATATCCATTAACCAATAATGGGAGAGAGAACAGTAAAATATCAGAAATATAACACAATGCTTaccttttgatttttgtatatttaaaaaaaatgttttgactTACAAAAACGTTAATTTACAACAGGGTTtctttaattgcttaatttttacCTAAAACGGTAATATAGTTCAAACTTTGACTAATTTACCTTTTTTGTcctttttacaatttaacaaattatccATCCACCTGTAATTTTTCTAATATGTttacaataaaattttcaCAGCTTGACTTCTAAGCACTACTTTTTAGATTCACTGTtgaaaaggtttaaaaaattttagttcaaaaaggtattttaagtATCGTTTCAGGAGTCTTTTATatgttttacttaatttaaggACTCCCAAACTTCTGAACattgaataaacaaaatgacaaatatttttttataatatttttccaactttacttttaaaaataaacaacaaagcATTAATTTAAGTCTTACAAAAGGGTCTTACAAaagatctttttttttttggctaatCCAATCTACACGCATTCCATTGTTTTATGGCCACCTGGCAAATGTAAAGATGTAAATGACATTTTCAAATCGAAACCAGTCCACACATCCATCACGGCGAGTCGCACAAAAAGCAATCGCGCCACAAACAAACTGGCTGGGAAGCAATCACAATAACAATAACCGAAGAAACACTCAGAACTCAGCGGGTGTCCGTCATTAAAAAGATGACAAAGCGATGTCAACgagaaattttttgattaacgACTAAAATGCCAGAGAGCCAAGCGATCGGGTGCTGCGATCGAGATCGAGCCGCGATGTTGAGTGGAATCGAAATGGAGACAACACATAAACAGCCGAAATAAGTTAACCAGAAAAAAGCTAacgataaacaaaaaaaaaaaaaaacagacgaCAAAACCAGGCagcaaaaatttgttgaaggtaaaatatcaatttaaaaggcaataaaaatatttcattgcTATGGATCAGATCAGGCTGCTCCGCTGGCCCCGTCGATACTCCGTTTCGATTTCGAATTAAAAGATTATGACGATAGTAAACTTAAGACtaatcatttttattacaGTCGGCCCGATCTGTTACCACGAAATATCTCGGAAATCGTTGTTGGGTTTTCCCAGAACCCCGATCGAGATAAGCCAGCCCCGAAAGAAAACTCACAGatggtttattaatttttcataacttaaatacatatatttatttgttcttcTCAATAGATTcacttttatttgcattttttgttttagttttgtgtGTTTGCTCGGGCTGCGTAATAAATTATGAGACTATGCTTATGCTTACGAACAGAGTGGGGTAACTTTTGTACCCGtgtataatttaattgtgGTAATCAATACATGTACTTAGCGCTAGGGTTAATCCTTCCAATGAAGTCAAATTaggtgtgtgggtgtgtgttttTGGGTGTTTGTGGGTGTTTGTGGGTCGGGGATGGTCCCCTCggctaaaaactaaattaactaTGAATGTTAGATATCTTTTGTGGTTCTTTCATCTGTGATATGGAAAGCATTTTGCTGGGCCTTTTCCACTGCGTTTCCCTCAGGCCGCAACGCAAAcgtaatttgtatttcttttttttttttttacatttaatatcACAATTtctcatatatattttttttgtcgattttttccatttttattccTAACCCATTCTCGAAAGCAAAGCGTTTGGATTTCGAAATGTGTGTGTTTCtaatatgtgtgtgtatacGAAGTATGTACAATAGGTGgaaaataaatctaatttaCGAGTAGTAGGAAACAAAAGCCTGCGCTCGGCGTTCGCATCTTAATTTATAGCATGTCATATTATTGCACATTCCAAATAGATTATTAACATATATGCGTATGCGTGTGTCGTCTGTGATGGTTTTGGTtataatatatcatatatatatatatatatatagctataCGTATGTACACATGTCTCGCTTAGGTACCTATCATATTTATATTAGCATATACCTTAAGATTTGCTTTAAATTCGAATTTTGATTTTACTACGCCTTCACTTCACTGCCTGCTTCAGCTGCGGCTGCCGCTTTTAGTTTTGTGGAACATGAAACGCTATCAGTCTCTCAATAGCAAGCAGCCTTTGGTTccatctgaatctgaatctttATTATCGTATAGCTGGAACACAAATCGCTTTTGATGCATCTTTGGATACGTTTCATGATCCCTCCTTTAGTATTGGTGATCGTGTATTCAGCGAAATTCTTCGCGAACGCGCCAgatcattaaaaattgtttatgaaAGTGCTCGGAGCTTCAGCAAAATCAGCAAATAAGAAATCGATCATGGTTGAAAACTCTTCGCTTTTCTTTTCACTCGGAACAACAATCAGATATTATGTTTGTGGGcaacaatttgaaatataaacaCGACTAATCTTCACCCACTCTCGTTTCGCTCTAAGTCTTGAGATCATTTGGTTGCGAGAATCGATTGCATCTTGACTGAGTCTGGGCTGCGATCGCCAGCCTCCTTTCTGGGAGCAAAGTGATCTTGATCGCCGATATTGGCGATATTGATCGTTATCGTGCTAGTATCGAGTGCTTTACTTATTCGCGATCATCGTTCCACTCACTCATCTGGAAAAAGAGAGAGCAAAGGGAAAAGTTTGGTTagtaaaattgaaataatatttttgaggtatttaaataaagtggATGATGGGATGTCAAGGGATTTCGGTGGATTGTTAATTGACTTATGTTCTAGGCCTccccaaaaataattaatttatacaaagacaagtaaaattataagcatattcaaattttacaaaaaaattagtaccaaaatttttaaagaccATTTCtttcaagtaaataaaaagtatgttAACCCAATtgattaataacaaaattatgtAAGGCATTGAGATAGGGGATGGGAAATGGGATGGAAAATAAAAgggcaaatatataaaatatgattatATATATGATTAATAACTAAACTGCGTAAAGGTTTGGTATGGGATAGGTTAGGTTGgcatgggatgggatggggaTGATTGGAAGACTTACATACTTTACGGCACGATTTCTGAAGGTCTCTTGCTCCATGTCGCGGATTTTATGAGTTAGCATGTGTTGCTTCAGGTTGCCCTGGAAAAATAAgcggaaaaaaagaaatttgttcATCAGAATTCTGgtttaaatttcgttttaagtGTAAGCTACCCAGTTTGCTAGCCCCTTACAgtggtaaaaaaaagtaagtgAAAGTATTTcaaatctatttaaatatttgttgctttagttatttttaatatggaaaattcaaattttttttaaatttttgttaaaattttaattttactatttttggtatagataataatataattttaaattggataaatttataaaaaatataatatattaaatcattCATTTGAATATGCATTGcgtataaattattattattatttaattgaaatatgtaATTTGAAGTATTGAATCAATAGcctaatatatattttaactatcCGTTTTTTACGAGTGCAGAAAACatggctttaaaaataaggaaaaccTGACCAAATATGGAATGCTTAATTTAAAGGCCATGGATGCCATTTATCCCagaattaataaatgtatttttgagtAAACTCACCTTGGTGGTGAAGCCGCGGTCGCAGATGTTGCACTTGAAGGGCCGCTCCTTGGTGTGGCTCCGGTAGTGGATCTCGAGGGCGGAGTGGCAGGGGAATGTCTTGTAGCAGATGCCGCAGGTGGTGCTGCCCCGCACCCCGCTCAGCGCCAGCGGGTTGAAGGGGGCGGCGGGCATGACGGACTGGGCGATCTGGTTCATGGCGTTGCACATATTCTGGGTGGTGGCCGGCGGGAAGAGCGGCAGGTTGGGGAACATCCCAAAGGGCGGCCGGGCGCCCATCATTGGATTTGGCGGCGGTCCCGCCCCAGCACCGCCCTCCTGCCGCCCCTGACTGTTTTGCGGCGGCGACTGCCGCTGgcctgccgctgctgctgctgcggcggcggctgctgctgctgcagctgctgcggcCTTCTGCTGCGCCTCCGCAGCCTCGCGACGCAGTTGCTCCTGGTGCTGATGCAGGGCGGCCATCTGCTGGTGGTGATGATGCtgcgctgccgccgccgctgccactgccgcCTGTTGCTGCATcaggtggtggtgctgctgctgcagatggTGCTGCAGTCCGGGCGGCAGGCAGTCGATGCCCACGGTGGGCGGCAGGGGGGCATGGCCGCCACTGGGACTCCGTGCCGGACTCGCCGGCTTCTCCTTGGGCGGCAGCGGCGATCGCGAACTGGAACCGGAGGTGGGTGCCGCCCGGGGTGTCAAGTCCAAAGCGCCCTGCGAGACATCCGATCGGGCGGGCGATGGACTGGGCTTGGGCACCTGCGCCCCCGAGTGGTGCACACTGGGCGAGGTGGGCGCCGAGGTGGAACCGACCGAGTGGCCATGACTGGAGGCCGAGGATCTCGGCCTCACCGGATTGGTGTTCACCACACCGGTGGCATCGATCCTCAGCTTCTGCTCGAACAGCAGCGACTTGAAGTCATCGCCAGAGCGGGGTCTATCGCCCTCCGGCTCCAGGTGGCTGCTCGAGAGGTGCTCCGAGGAGACGCCGTCATCGTCGTACTCCTCGCCACAGTCCATGTTGTCGTCCAGATCGCCCTGCGACGACTCCGAACCCAAAGCGCCATTGTGGCCGCCATGATTGGGCGGACCACCTGGACCGCCAGGACCACCGGGCAAAGCTCCGAAATGGAAGGCGGCCGCCGCGAAGGGGTTCATGAAGTGGCCCGGCATCATCGAGGGCGGCGGATCACGGATCTCGGCCGCCTGGATCTGCTCCGGCGTGAGATCGGTGGGCTCGCCCGTGTGCAGGCGGATGTGCTGCTGCAGAACGAGGGCATTGGAGTACTTCTTGTGGCACACCGGACACTGGTGGAAGTTGCGCATCGGCGGACGGATCTTGTGCACCGCCATGTGCGTCTTTAAATTGCCCTTGGTGGTGAAGGCCCGGCCGCAGATGCGGCACTTGAACGGACGCTCGCCGGTGTGCGTGCGGTAGTGCATCTGGAGGGCACTCTTGCAGGACAGCACCCGGTCGCAGACGACGCACTGGTTGGGATCGCTGATCTTCTTGTTCTTCATCAGCTCCTTCAGCTTCATGGTCTCGCACGTGTTGGACACCTCGATGAAGTTCTCCCACGAGTTGTCGTTGctgtgtgggcgtggcagcaggGCGGCCATTTCGTGCTTGATGGGATTAAAGGCGAACGGTGACCTGGCCaagtgtgggtgtgggtgatGGTGTTGCGGTGGCATTCCCGGCGGCAAAGCTCCTCCAGCTGGAGATCGCACGGGTGAATGGTGCTCGGGGGACAGGGTCTTGGCGGTGGTGAAGTTGAGGGGAAAGCGCTCGGCGAAGAAGTCCTCGCGGGGAGGCAATTGACCTGGAGTGGGCAGGTGATCCAGGTGGGATCCGGATGAGCCGGGCGAGGGTTGTGGGTGCATCAGGGCGGCCGGTTGGATGGGCTGCACCACCGGCGGATAGCCCAAGTGGCTGTGGCCATGCCTGTGCTGGTGATGCTGGTGGTGAtgatggtggtgctgctgctgcagatgtTGGCCATGTGGGGAGCGTTCTTGTGGCAGAGGAGAGGGCGTCCTTCGCGGTTCCGTGCGGTGATCCTCCTCCTTGGCCTCCGCCTCCAGCTCAACCTCCACGCGCTCCTCCTTGATGCGCACCTCCAGGGGCAGCGGTTCTGGCTCTGGATCAGAGCACTCTTGCTCctgctcccgctcccgctcccgctgCAGTTCACGCTCccgctcctgctcctgttccTGCTCCAACCGCTGATCCTTCTCCTCCTCCAACGGCTCGTGCTTCACCACCGGTTCATCCTCCTCCAAGCGCGGCGATGGCTTCCTCAGATCCGTGGGCAGATCCTGCGGATAGAACTGATGCGGAGCGGCGGCGCCCAGACTCTTCAGGATCTCCATGGGCGGACGGTAGAGGTTCTGCAGGCCGGGAAAGGCGGGCGCAAAGTGTGAGGCGGGGGCGGCGCCCAATGGGGGCGGGGCCGGGGAGTGGGTGGGCGAGCTGTCCGTGGGCGACATCTGGTCGAGCAGCGGCGGATGGAACTTGTCCATGTGCTCCGGAATGGGCGTGGCATTCATGGGCACGTGGGGGAACTTCTGGGCATGCCGCTGGAAATGGACCTTCAGGTTGCCCTTGGTGGTGAATCGACTGCCGCACACGTTGCACTTGAAGGGTCGCTCGCCGGTATGCGATCTGATGTGGATCTGGAGCGCCGAGTCGGAGCCAAAGACCTTGCCGCAGTACCGGCAGCGGTGCTTGAAGAAGGGCTCGTTGCGACCCTTGCCCTCGCCCGCCTTCTCGCCGAAGGCGAAGTCATCCGCCATGCTGTTGGCCAGGATGCCCTGCGAGGCCGAGTCCAGTACCTCCTGGGCGCGCTTCTGCAGCAGATCCAGCGAGTTGGGTTCGGGCAGGTCGTCGTGGTGTGTGATGATGCTGGAGGCCAGATCGGAACTCCCAAAGGGCAGCGGAGTGTTCTCCATTTCCTTGAGCTTGGCCAGCGCATCCAGGGCGGAGTCACCCTTGTGCGCTCCCTCCAAGCTTGCCCTGCGATGCGGCTGGCCGTCGTGGTCCTGCTCCCGCCTCCGCTTCAGCGATTCCGCTGGAGATCCAGAGGATTCTCGCAGTGGAACACCCGCGTTTATCAAGTGCTGACGCGCCTTGGCCTCCGCCATGCGAGCCTCGGCCTTCTGGCGCAGCTCCATGTCCGCTAtgcgctcctcctcctcgtagGTGTCcgtctgctcctgctcctgctcctgctcctgatcCTGGTCCTGCTCCTCGTCCAGGTCGTCCTCCTGCTTGGCCTGGTTGAGGGCCAGCTGCGACTGCAGCTGCTGGATGAGCTGGATCTGGaagagctgctgctgctgcagattgAAGAGGGTCTGCTGCAGGAAGGCCAGCTGCTTCATGGCCGCCTCGTTGTCCGCTCCACTGGAGCCGTTGGCAATGGTCTTTGCCGCAAACTGGGCAATGGCCATCTGCATGTTCTGGATGGCCTCCAGAGTGACCGGAGCACCGGCCGCCGCTCCTGGCAGAGCCACCTCCGTGCTGGGCACTGCCGCAGTACTGCTGGGCGGCTCTTCGGACATctccacatccacatcgaTGTCCcgctccttctccttctcggAGCAGCGCTCGGTGGCCGCCTCCTCGGCACTGGCCTCCGCCACCGGGGAACTGGGCATGGAGCCA
This genomic stretch from Drosophila gunungcola strain Sukarami unplaced genomic scaffold, Dgunungcola_SK_2 000001F, whole genome shotgun sequence harbors:
- the LOC128262555 gene encoding homeotic protein spalt-major isoform X1 gives rise to the protein MKNHLSNVLCAMRSDFKDNHQETINKMIQFGTVKYGIVKQLKDRARSADKDTGSDQEENGGCSPLTTATTTASPSRSPEPEEEQHEEQEHQLHQDRKPEVKSELEIESVEDNNNRVAMTKLSEEEEEREREREPNASGSMPSSPVAEASAEEAATERCSEKEKERDIDVDVEMSEEPPSSTAAVPSTEVALPGAAAGAPVTLEAIQNMQMAIAQFAAKTIANGSSGADNEAAMKQLAFLQQTLFNLQQQQLFQIQLIQQLQSQLALNQAKQEDDLDEEQDQDQEQEQEQEQTDTYEEEERIADMELRQKAEARMAEAKARQHLINAGVPLRESSGSPAESLKRRREQDHDGQPHRRASLEGAHKGDSALDALAKLKEMENTPLPFGSSDLASSIITHHDDLPEPNSLDLLQKRAQEVLDSASQGILANSMADDFAFGEKAGEGKGRNEPFFKHRCRYCGKVFGSDSALQIHIRSHTGERPFKCNVCGSRFTTKGNLKVHFQRHAQKFPHVPMNATPIPEHMDKFHPPLLDQMSPTDSSPTHSPAPPPLGAAPASHFAPAFPGLQNLYRPPMEILKSLGAAAPHQFYPQDLPTDLRKPSPRLEEDEPVVKHEPLEEEKDQRLEQEQEQERERELQREREREQEQECSDPEPEPLPLEVRIKEERVEVELEAEAKEEDHRTEPRRTPSPLPQERSPHGQHLQQQHHHHHHQHHQHRHGHSHLGYPPVVQPIQPAALMHPQPSPGSSGSHLDHLPTPGQLPPREDFFAERFPLNFTTAKTLSPEHHSPVRSPAGGALPPGMPPQHHHPHPHLARSPFAFNPIKHEMAALLPRPHSNDNSWENFIEVSNTCETMKLKELMKNKKISDPNQCVVCDRVLSCKSALQMHYRTHTGERPFKCRICGRAFTTKGNLKTHMAVHKIRPPMRNFHQCPVCHKKYSNALVLQQHIRLHTGEPTDLTPEQIQAAEIRDPPPSMMPGHFMNPFAAAAFHFGALPGGPGGPGGPPNHGGHNGALGSESSQGDLDDNMDCGEEYDDDGVSSEHLSSSHLEPEGDRPRSGDDFKSLLFEQKLRIDATGVVNTNPVRPRSSASSHGHSVGSTSAPTSPSVHHSGAQVPKPSPSPARSDVSQGALDLTPRAAPTSGSSSRSPLPPKEKPASPARSPSGGHAPLPPTVGIDCLPPGLQHHLQQQHHHLMQQQAAVAAAAAAQHHHHQQMAALHQHQEQLRREAAEAQQKAAAAAAAAAAAAAAAAAGQRQSPPQNSQGRQEGGAGAGPPPNPMMGARPPFGMFPNLPLFPPATTQNMCNAMNQIAQSVMPAAPFNPLALSGVRGSTTCGICYKTFPCHSALEIHYRSHTKERPFKCNICDRGFTTKGNLKQHMLTHKIRDMEQETFRNRAVKYMSEWNDDRE